Below is a window of Inquilinus sp. KBS0705 DNA.
TAATGGGGTTATCCTATGGTTTTTTTTGGGCCAATAGGGTATCACTTGCCTTAACAAGCACCCGCAATTTTAACCGCAATTATTACTACGGCCTCGAATCCTTCTTTTTTACAATGGCATCTATCATCATGCCTTTATTATCCGGGTATTTTATAGCGGCTACACAAAAGTTTGGCTGGCTTGGCGGTAATATTAACGGTGCTTATCGCGTGCTTACTGCACTGGTAATACTACTTACTTTAGTGGCCTCGGTTATTGCTATTCGAGGTAGGTTTCAAAACCCGCCAAGTGCCCGCTTTATCTATTTTAAATTCCACCGCCTTTGGAATAAATTGCTGGGCATGGCTGCCCTTAAAGGAGTAGCCCAGGGCTTTGTTATTGCAGCGCCGGTTATGCTTATTATGAAACTCGTGGGGAACGAAGGGTCAGTAGGTTCCATCCAGTCGGCAGGCGCTTTGCTATCAGCTGCTATGTTGTATATACTTGGGCGTAAAACCTCTGCCAGGCATCGTAACGCAATATTCATAGCCGGCTTAGGTTTGTTTGTTGTTGGCGCGGCTGTAAATATGATATTATACAACGCTGCAGGGGCCATCATATTTGTTGGTTGTATGGTATTTTCGCGCCCGCTGCTCGACCTCGCCTATTATCCAATTCAGCTTGGCGTGATTGAATGTGTTGCTTCAAAAGAGCAGCGCAACCAGTTTGCATACATATTTAGCCACGAAATAGGCCTTTATACCGGGCGAATGTTTGGGTGTATGCTATTTATATTAATTGCCCGCTTTATAAGCGAAGATACTGCCCTGCGCTATGTGCTGCTTGCTGTTGCCGTGGTGCAGTTCGCGTCTATTTTTGTAGCGCGATCTATCCAGCACGATCGGGAATGGTGCGAGGTATCTGAAAGTAAACTGATAGTGCCGCAAGAATTAAAGGAACCGGCCGAGCTTTAATTATATTTGATCATAACAATAAGATCAGCCCGGCTGTCCTTTTAACGCCTATTCGCCTATTTGTCGTAAGCGATATTTAATTTATCAGCAATTTGCTGTATTGCTGTGTAATGTTGCTGTAGTATAGGCAATGTCTTCATGGCAAAAGCCTTTATTTGCGGGTTGGGAGATGTTGAAGCCGCACGCTCAAATAGCATAATTGTTTTTTTGTGGTCTTTAACCATCATGTTTACGTAACCCGTATCAAACTCGCTACCGGTGCTTGTAGTTAACATTGCATCGGGCTTAACAACCGTAGCCGATGGTGGCGGTATGTTCCACTTTTTAGCTGATACGATAGACTTTAGTTCGGCATTTGCCTTTGAATGATCTGTAACCATCCGCGCGCCAAAATTTTTCACGTCGGTACTTTTGCCTTTTTGCGTTGCAAGCTTTCCGGTCATTACCTCCATCATCCCCCCT
It encodes the following:
- a CDS encoding MFS transporter yields the protein MPGIKEEYQFFCGQPRPMRMLLLTNMAYAFAIPVIELFIGAYIIRKSDDVSLVMVYQLAQGTGIPVTFVLNGYLLRKIPIARLYAAGMIISGLDMAVMMLLPQLEMAGITLIGFIMGLSYGFFWANRVSLALTSTRNFNRNYYYGLESFFFTMASIIMPLLSGYFIAATQKFGWLGGNINGAYRVLTALVILLTLVASVIAIRGRFQNPPSARFIYFKFHRLWNKLLGMAALKGVAQGFVIAAPVMLIMKLVGNEGSVGSIQSAGALLSAAMLYILGRKTSARHRNAIFIAGLGLFVVGAAVNMILYNAAGAIIFVGCMVFSRPLLDLAYYPIQLGVIECVASKEQRNQFAYIFSHEIGLYTGRMFGCMLFILIARFISEDTALRYVLLAVAVVQFASIFVARSIQHDREWCEVSESKLIVPQELKEPAEL
- a CDS encoding DUF4142 domain-containing protein, yielding MKKVILTLLSGLFSLGMYAQTTTPDTAVANFVVNATKGGMMEVMTGKLATQKGKSTDVKNFGARMVTDHSKANAELKSIVSAKKWNIPPPSATVVKPDAMLTTSTGSEFDTGYVNMMVKDHKKTIMLFERAASTSPNPQIKAFAMKTLPILQQHYTAIQQIADKLNIAYDK